A genomic region of Dreissena polymorpha isolate Duluth1 chromosome 4, UMN_Dpol_1.0, whole genome shotgun sequence contains the following coding sequences:
- the LOC127877233 gene encoding uncharacterized protein LOC127877233 codes for MEFHRMMLVRLRDERQLVRRLLVLVSLVRPRDLREERRRARVVGQGGGRSQPAAQGRGRGSRGRARVGQTETGAAGGLDRPDQQQILMDEIHAMSRKEMEARLVQTVRINPGLMFYVMRPAVAPKGGFHPSGGQQTPPWCSCGKCRDMPTPVERVCCGKRVCITHTPDGCCEETFLCSQMNNWGKKTMITMRPIGFMPTLIIRFGGMGVKALE; via the exons ATGGAG TTTCACCGCATGATGTTGGTGAGGCTAAGGGATGAGAGACAACTCGTTCGCAGGTTG TTAGTTCTGGTCAGTCTCGTTCGCCCGAGAGACCTAAGAGAGGAACGAAGAAGAGCTAGAGTGGTTGGGCAAGGAGGGGGTCGCAGCCAGCCTGCGGCCCAAGGCCGTGGCAGAGGAAGCAGAGGAAGAGCTCGAGTAGGGCAGACAGAGACAGGGGCTGCAGGAGGATTGGATAGACCAGACCAACAACAAATATTGATG GACGAGATCCATGCAATGTCAAGGAAAGAGATGGAGGCTCGTTTGGTGCAGACAGTTAGGATAAACCCAGGTCTGATGTTCTACGTCATGAGGCCTGCTGTTGCACCGAAAGGCGGATTCCATCCATCCGGAGGTCAGCAAACTCCGCCTTGGTGTAGCTGCGGCAAATGCAGGGATATGCCAACTCCAGTCGAGCGTGTTTGCTGTGGGAAAAGAGTGTGCATCACTCACACCCCG GACGGTTGCTGCGAAGAGACATTCTTGTGTTCCCAGATGAACAACTGGGGGAAGAAGACGATGATTACAATGCGGCCAATAGGTTTCATGCCTACACTTATTATACGCTTTGGAGGCATGGGAGTTAAGGCACTGGAGTAA